A segment of the Capnocytophaga sp. ARDL2 genome:
ATTTCGATGTCGTTTCGTTCAATGATTTTACCATCTTTGGGATTGTCTTCTAAAAAATCTTTCAAAGCTACCTTTTGATTGAGTGGCTTGGGAAATTGAAAATTTTTACTATCAATGGAATGATGAAACGCCACGAAATAGATACGTTCTCTGTTCTGCGGAAGACCGAAATCACTGGTGTTAAGTACTTGATAATATACCTGATAGCCCAAATCTGTAAGAGTTTTCAAAATAACTTTCAATGTATTCCCGTGATTGTGTCGGACTAAGTTCTTTACATTTTCCAAAAAAATAACTTTCGGCTGATGATGATTGACAATCCGAGCAATATCAAAGAAAAGCGTTCCGCGAGTGTCTTCAAAACCTTTTTGTTTGCCCGAAATGGAAAACGCCTGACAGGGAAAACCTGCACAAAGAATGTCGTGCGAGGGAATTTCCTTTTCATCAATTTGGGTAATGTCGCCAAAAGGGGTTATTCCATAGTTTTGCAAGTAGGTTTGAGCAGCGTGTTTGTCCCATTCGCACGAGAAAACACATTGAGCATTGGCGTTGTTCATCGCTTGATGAAATCCGCCAATTCCTGCAAAAAGGTCGATAAACCGATTGTTATTTAATGAATGTAAATGTGTCATTTAAGTAAAATAGTATTATATTCTAAACCTATGAAATCCACCGATTCTCCCCAAAGTATGGTTTTCTTTTCTCTAAAAAGACTCATATAATTCTTTATCTTATTTTTTTTGAGTATTCAAAGCTCTTATCAAACTTCTTCCTACAGCATAGGCTAAATTCACGGGTACAGCATTTCCTATTTGTTTGTATTGATTGCTGATTGTACCTTGAAATTCCCAATCGTCTGGGAATGTTTGGATTCGTGCGTATTCTCTGACGGTTAGAGGGCGTGTTTCGTCGGGGTGACAACGCTCTGTTTGTGTTTGGGCGGGTGAGCAAGTAAGCGTAAGACTGGGTTCGTTCCAACTGAGCCGTCTTGCCATTCCTGTTTTTCCCCCTCCTAAATGATAACTTCCTTTCATATATTCTCGTGCGACTTCATCAGGCAAATCTCTCCAACAGCCACCTGGAGGAACTAAATCTAATATATTTTTTTTCTTCTCTGTATATTCTTGTCCTACAGATTTTGGGACGTCATTTTTGTATAATTCACCTGCTTTTAAGGCGTCGGTCATTTTCATTTCACGATGATAAGGTACAGGAAAGTGAAATTGAATGTTTTTTGCCAAATCATTTCTTATTCCTACGATAAGTACGCGTTCTCTTTTTTGTGGTACCTGATATTTCACTGCGTGAAGAATTTTAGGTTCTATAATGGTGTAGCCTAATTCCTGCAAAGTTTTTTTGATGGTAGCGATAGTTCGTCCTTGGTCGTGATTGAGCAATCCGCGAACATTTTCGCCTAAAATCATTTTGGGTTGCACTTCGTCAATGGCTCTTGCAAATTGAAAAAACATCGTTCCACGAACATCG
Coding sequences within it:
- a CDS encoding DNA cytosine methyltransferase; the encoded protein is MTHLHSLNNNRFIDLFAGIGGFHQAMNNANAQCVFSCEWDKHAAQTYLQNYGITPFGDITQIDEKEIPSHDILCAGFPCQAFSISGKQKGFEDTRGTLFFDIARIVNHHQPKVIFLENVKNLVRHNHGNTLKVILKTLTDLGYQVYYQVLNTSDFGLPQNRERIYFVAFHHSIDSKNFQFPKPLNQKVALKDFLEDNPKDGKIIERNDIEIYKNYQPTKDLFGEIDYPNKPIQIGKVNKGGQGERIYHTDGHAITLSAYGGGVGAKTGLYLVNGKVRKLSPRECARVQGFPEDFIINNSITQAYKQFGNSVSVNVLKEIAKEIMEVLDNQ
- a CDS encoding DNA cytosine methyltransferase, with the protein product MQTIDLFSPTWEEEKQVVPNQNYKSIELFAGAGGLALGLEMAGFEAVLLNEWDKHACNTLRHNRPNWNVLESDVCDIDFTKYRGTIDLLSGGFPCQAFSYAGKGKGFDDVRGTMFFQFARAIDEVQPKMILGENVRGLLNHDQGRTIATIKKTLQELGYTIIEPKILHAVKYQVPQKRERVLIVGIRNDLAKNIQFHFPVPYHREMKMTDALKAGELYKNDVPKSVGQEYTEKKKNILDLVPPGGCWRDLPDEVAREYMKGSYHLGGGKTGMARRLSWNEPSLTLTCSPAQTQTERCHPDETRPLTVREYARIQTFPDDWEFQGTISNQYKQIGNAVPVNLAYAVGRSLIRALNTQKK